AGAGCTTAACTCGACAAACAGGCGGTTCAGGCTTTGACGGAGGTTGAGTTTTTTCTTCTCCTCTTCGGCGCGCAGCGCTGCTTCCGACCACTCTTCACGCGGACGTTCCCAGGTGAAGAACCAAACGAACGTCAGCATCATCGCGCACAGCACGGAGAACACCAGGCTCGCATAGAAGAAGGAGATGGCGTTGTCTTTCCCGAAGTGGGTCAGCAGAATACCCGGCAGGAACGAGGCCAGAATCGCCGACATTTGTGCCATAGAAATACGCGCGCCAGAGAATTTGGTTTTCTGTTTGAAATCGTCAGTCATTTCCGGGACTAAGGTTTCGTAAGGCACCAGAATCATGGTGTAGACGATATCGAAGATCAGATAGGTGACCAAGTAGTACCAGAAGCTCATGTCCCCTACCCACATCATCGAGTAGCTGAAGACGCAGGGAATGCCGAGCAGGATAAAGAACTTACGCCGGCCAAAGCGTTTGCCAAGCCAGGTGGTGCCAAAGTTATCGGTCAGGAAGCCCATCAGCGGGCTGACCACGGCGTCCAGCACTCTGGCCGCTGCAAAGATAAATGTCGCCTCAATAGGCGAGAGTCCACAGAAGGTCGTATAAAAATATAACAGCCAGGCCGCCGTCAGTGCGGTCGTACCTGCCCCAAGAAAATCGCCTGAGCCATAAGCCAGGTAATTTTTGAGCCCAATTTTACGTGTTTTCATTGCCGTCAACCCTTTAAGTGTTGGGAGACTCCCTGTATGCAAACCTCGTCCGGGAGTTTTTACACGGCTACAGTAAAAGCATCGTCATATTGATACCTTTCTGTTTCTGCCACTGCATGAGGGCGAATGGCAATAATGCAAAGAGAATAACTACGCGTGTCACTGATTTATAAAACAGCGTTTCTTTTGCATCAAAAGGCGGGGTCATTTTTTGCGAGCCAGCCGTCAGTTTCTGCTGACGGCTGGCGAAAAGGCAGGCAATTAGCGGTAGTTGACGATCACTTCGTTACTCTGAACTTTCAGCGCGGGGATCAGGCGTCCGCCACCCGGCACTTCCCAGACAAAGCGCAGCGGTTCAACGGCGGGCACGCCGTCGAACGCGCGCGTAGTCCCACTTTCGCCATCAATTTCGGTACAGCGTGTTTGCGAGCACAGCCGCACGCGTAGCCCGGCGGGTGTCGGGCCGATCAGTTGATAGCGCCAGACCACCAGCGTCATCAAACCAGAAGCGGGCTCAGAGGCAGTCAGCGGTCGCGACGAGGCCGATACGCCACGATTGTTGAGCGTGATACCGATACTGCTCGCCTGCCACGTTCCCTCGCCTGCGGCCTGTGCCATCAGCGGGAACAACAAAATCCATAACCAGTGACGCATTATTTCCCTCCAATGGTCGCCGTCATACGAATATGGCGGTTATCTGACAGCTCCAGATTCGACAGCACCACCAGCTGCGTCAGGCTGCGACGCAAGAAGCGCGACAGCAGCGGACGCAACGCGTGATTGACCAGCAGAACCGGCGGTGCGCCAAGCATCTCCTGACGCGCCAGCGCCTCTTGCGTCTGGGCCAGCAGTCGGTCGGCCAGGCCCGGTTCGAGGCCGCCACCGCCCTGCAACGCCTGCAACAGCAGACGCTCAAGCGGCGTATCGAGGCCAATCACCTGCACTTCGCCATTCCCCGGGAACCACAGTTGCGTAATGGCTCGGCCTAACGCCACACGTACCACGGCGGTGAGTTCGTGCGGATCGCTTTGCAACGGCGCATGTTCTGCCAGCGTTTCCAGAATGGTGCGCATATCGCGGATCGGCACTTTTTCGTCGAGCAGATTTTGCAGTACTTTGTGCAGCGTCGTTAGCGTCACTACGCCCGGCACCAGATCTTCGGTCAGCTTCGGCATCTCCTGCGTCACGCGATCCAGCAACTGCTGCGCTTCCTGGCGACCAAACAATTCCGCCGAGAACTGACCAATCAGG
Above is a window of Lelliottia jeotgali DNA encoding:
- a CDS encoding Flagellar protein FlhE, producing MRHWLWILLFPLMAQAAGEGTWQASSIGITLNNRGVSASSRPLTASEPASGLMTLVVWRYQLIGPTPAGLRVRLCSQTRCTEIDGESGTTRAFDGVPAVEPLRFVWEVPGGGRLIPALKVQSNEVIVNYR